A window of Halovivax gelatinilyticus genomic DNA:
GGACAGTGACCGGTTGCGCGTAGAGTTCATGGACACCGTCTACGAAGCTGCCTCCCGCGACGACGTGGACTACTACGTTGACCTCGCAACGACAGTTGAAGGCCCAGTGCTTGAGTTGGGTTGTGGCACCGGTCGGATCTACCTCGAACTGCTCGAAGCGAGCGTGGATGCCGACGGCATCGATCTTTCGGCGGACTCACTCGCTGCCCTCCGGGAGAAAGCCGAACAGAGAGGACTCGAACCGAGCGTCTGGCAGGCGAACATGGCCGAGTTCATCGTCGACAAGGAGTATGCGCTCGTCACCTGCCCGTTCAACGCCGTACAGGAACTGACGACAATCGAACAGCAGCAGGCACTCTTCGAGTCGGTGTACGATGCGCTGGCCCCTGGCGGAAAGTTTGTCTTCGACACGTTTGTCCCTAACTTCGCGTACATAACCGACATGTGGGGCGAGTGGCAACAGCGGACGATAGAGTTTCGAAACGAACCCGTCGAATTCCACACCTGCTCACGTATCGTTGATGAAGTGACCCAAGAGTACGTCTCCGAGAAGAAAGCCATCACACAGGACGGCGAGGAGTTGTTCTCCTTTCAGGGCCGGGCGACGCTGCTGCCCTA
This region includes:
- a CDS encoding class I SAM-dependent DNA methyltransferase; the encoded protein is MDSDRLRVEFMDTVYEAASRDDVDYYVDLATTVEGPVLELGCGTGRIYLELLEASVDADGIDLSADSLAALREKAEQRGLEPSVWQANMAEFIVDKEYALVTCPFNAVQELTTIEQQQALFESVYDALAPGGKFVFDTFVPNFAYITDMWGEWQQRTIEFRNEPVEFHTCSRIVDEVTQEYVSEKKAITQDGEELFSFQGRATLLPYRELELLARSSPFESWKVTGDYTDESLTNEHSAQVWTLIRT